Within Pangasianodon hypophthalmus isolate fPanHyp1 chromosome 11, fPanHyp1.pri, whole genome shotgun sequence, the genomic segment TGAAATACCTGATAACAAAAGTACATAGtctaagtaaagaaaataaataaacaaaccctGGATTGGGACACTGATAAAAGTTAGTTATATGAGATGAGTTATATggagttttatttctctttgtttgtttctctctctgcctctttgtTTTGTTGCTAGGTCTAGATTATATCTTAAAATTCTCATATAATCTTCCTGGTGTTATCTGAACAGAAATGTTCATTCTAAATTGGCTACATGCTGCTGAAATATGCACATATAAAATACAGATTTGATTAAAGCATTTAAGACTCGTGTGTTCAGATGACAGTGTCCAGATGGCCAAATTACAAGTAACTtgattatatatacatagtGCGCTAAATAGGGTCTTTTAAGCCATTATTTCATATGTTAAATAGTGCATTTATTTGGTGAATAAGGAATATTTTGGTACTCAACCATGGTTGGTGCTTTGGCGCTTTTACTTCCGGGGCGGAGCAACCACAGGTTACTCGGCTTGTAGTGAATCAAATCAGTGAGTCGGATCATTCAGTTCACCAATAAGAACCGACTCTTTTGGCTCCCAAGCGGTTTATAGCCTTTTTGTCCTAATCTAGAAAAAGTCAACGATATTTTGaccagggattttttttttaaaaaaggatgaCACATAAATTACATGTTTTACGGCTGTATCTATTCATATAGATATAGAGGACGCTGTTTGGACAGGCGAAGAAACGAAGaatatatttgatttaattaacgAAAGCAACATCAAATGTCTGAAGATGAACTGATTCAGGCTAACCAACACCTCAAATGTTGAACTGAGGTTTCCAAACATTTAAGTTACAATGCACGAGTAAAGtattagaaaaacaaaaacctgttCATATGTGTGAGTCGGCTCTCCTAAAAGAGCCGGTTCAAAGAGCCGACTCGTTGTCAAACGACATCACTAGCTAGCGAAGTTGCTGAAGCTAACGAGTGCCACAGAGTGAAAAATAGGAGCAGCTTAACGGCtaattgtgttattgtatttatattgaatGACTGTAGAATATTATTTGACAACTGTAGAATAGTCGCTGAGACTTGTGGGTAGACAGGAGGTGGATGCTGTAAGGTTGCTTTGGAGCATCAATGCTTCAAGACGAGACTGAAAGGCTaaaatatagctagctagctattggTTAGCTAGCGTGCTACGCTAAAGTCACCGCTTAGTGCCAATGAAGCTGAAGTAATTGCTTGGACAGTTCTTGTGCATGTGACTCAGCTAATAGCAGGCTGCTAATCGGGGCGGACTGAAAGGGTGAGTGTGGAGGGTGAAGGATGGATAGACAGCTAGCTACCAGCTACCAGCTGTCAGCatcactgatactgatactgatgctgctgctgatgatgatgatgatgttgtgtATGCTCCTTCCGGTCCATCCCGCTGATCATACTCGCTGAGCGACTGATCTGAACTGTGTTGATACTTTCTGACAGGTTTGTTGACATGTCGTCTCCATCACCGGTCCAGATAAGAGAGGCGAACGCGCATCTGGCTGCTCTGCACAGGCGAGTCGCAGACCTGGAGCAGAAACTCGAGGCAGCCGAGAACACGCTGCGGGAGCAGGCAGAGAGTCTGATCCGGAAAGACGAGCAACTCAGGGCAGCAACACAGGAAATAACAGAGAGCAAGGACAGGTAAACGACAAACAAACAGCCCGTGCATGTCTTAAGCCATATAACAGGGATGGCACCACTACTCCAAGAGTGGAGGGGCAACATTTATGCTCTGACTGACTAAAGACTGACTTACTGTACTCTGACTGTACTATTCATATTTAGCAAAACACATACATCTCCGAGTTACTGAGGTGATCAGAGACAGGTAAATGTAAACAGACTGAAAACCATTACTAGCTGGTGCTTAAACTGATGCTGTGTGCATACTAGAGGTGTAAATCGCAAGTTTCATTATGATACGATCTAATTTTCTAAATCTGAAATTAGCCAGCGATTCGATATTTCCTGATCCCTCAATGAATGCCATGATGCGATTTCGATTCGATTGATTCAGGGGCCTGCGATCGATATTAAACAATGTGTCTATTTCACACAATCGGTAACATTTCTGTTAATTCACGAATGCAACcagaatatattttgaaaaatttacTGAACTTTCTTCCACTATGACCCGTGATGAGCTTAAAATTTGGCGGATGTCACATCTGGGACGTGGCTGGAATTAGAGTGTCTTAAATAAAGGTCCATTTCGTAGAAATTATACATGcatcaatatttacacattgCATCGATACATCGAGGCATATCGATggatcgttacacccctaatgcATACCTGCCTGTTTCCTGGGACCTCAGATCTTGGGATGCTGCTCTgtcatcatctttttttctattatcaactgaaaaaacaaatacGATGGACTTACAGATACGATGCATTTTGTTACAGTATGTATTTGGAGCCAGGGTCTGCTTATAATACAATAACAGGGCAAAACACACCTTTTTAATGAACGTCAGAGTAGTTGTTTCAACCCCATATGCTTCATTTTGCAGTTTACTCATCAGGCAGCTAAtaacagaccaaaaaaaaaaaaaaaactcattcacAAAGTTAGATAGCACTAATTCTAAAATATGTGTTAAAGATCGAAGACGTTCACATTCCACAATAGGCTGTGTTtcactgtagtaactgtttcgctaaacatttttccagcaagccttaatgaatttatttgaagAATGTCATTTGAAGAATGTTCCTGTAATCGACTCAGAATACAGAATATGTGCATACATTACTTAAAATATTGAACCGTTAGCGATACTGATTCAGCACACGATTATTAAGTGAGCGCCAAAGCGCGGTTAACCCTTAATTGCTCACAGGAGATCCCCTTTAGGAGAAATGTCCCACCCTCAGCTGAACTGGAAGTTTTGACTGGTTTTTCAGCCGAGTCAGACCTGTCTGTTGTTACCGGAAATGCTGGGTCACCGTCCCAGTAGTCTGAAAAGTGCCTGGTCAAATGCCAGCTCATCCCCTTTGCTCCGGCAGCCCTGCTATATAATCATATCATCACCTGCCATATGATCGTGGAGATTTAGTAATGGCGGAGCTTTTACTACCATATGTTGTTTAATGCTTGTGTTCTGTTAGCTACTTATCAACGGATGCACTGTTCACAATTCATATTGACTTTGGGCAGCTGTGACAGGTAATAATATCTGAAATAACCAGCCTGCCTGGTTTTGGAGAACAGGCAAGACACAAAACCATTTGTTATATCAGGTCTGTGTGTATAATCCAGTATTAGTGAGTATGGGGTATTGTAACAGAGTCAGTTCACATTTAGTTGGTGTCAGTTGATATTTCACTATTGtaatctgttttattctctgGTCAACATGGTAcctgtgtaatataaatataaagggaTGTATAGAAGCAGAGGCACCAAATATAATTTTGTTCCACTTTGAGTAAAACAGAACACAAGAGTTAACATGCTTAGTGTCCAGTGCATGTTTGTAGGTCTACAGTTACTGACTGCTGCTCTGCTGGCCCTCTCTATCCATTATTGAAAATGGAGCACCATTTACCGAGCGAAAAGGTTATTGGAGAATGTTTTTACTTGGaccattttcagttttcagggTGTTCCACTGGTACAAGTGTATCAGGTACAACGTTGTTGCTGgggtttttaaacactgtgtattcACACCTACGTACATTATAGGTGTGCAGTTAAAGACTAAGTCATTTTCTTCATGCACATTGTGTGTTCATCCTCTAGCCCCATCATCAGTGCCAGTTTCTGACCACAGGATCAGCATCGGTTGTATGTTATTGCTCGGATGactgtttttagaaaaaaaaaatcctagcagTGATGTTGTGTGTCATGCATTTGTTCCAGCGCAACACACACTTGTCACCCACTGGAAAGTATCTGCTCAGGTGTGGTCCCTTTCCAGTAATGGATGAGGTAGAGAGAGCTGACAGACAGCGCATAGCAACAGATGTGCTATTGTATACCAAGAAAATGCACTAACTAGTCACTAAGTGTAAATTTATATTATGAATTTTCAAGACACATTCATCCAAAGTGATGAAATTTGAAATCTGTTAAACCAACATCATCTGGTTTGATCAGGTGGCCTTGTTTTTTCCACTCTATTTTTAAGGGAGATTTCCTACCTCCACGAGAAGCTTTGTCAGTCAGAGGAATCCATTCAGAAACTCCAGCACATGGTGAAGGAGAAAGATTCCCTGATTGGGCAGTTGCAGCACCGCTGCCAGCTGTTGGACAACATCTGCAAAAGCCGTCCTCTGTTAGACAGCATGCTGGCCCAGATGGCTGAGGCTGAGAGAATGGGGCCTGTTATTGACTTGGTAAACGCCACAGCAGACACTTCACTCACAGATGGAGAGTCCAACTGCAGCCCTTGTGGTCTCTCCAATCACAAAGACTTTTCGCTCAGCGAGGATGACATGGACGATCCAGAGCTGGAGGGCGTAATGTTTGGAACGACAGTATGAAAAGAACAGCGGACCTATCATGTTTCCATATTTTGTGTCTTGGGTAGAGCAGATGTGGAACTTTGTCCACTATGAGAAGCATTGGACAGTTTTTGGTTGATTCTTTTCATCCAAATGTGTATCCAGTCCTATTcatatccctttttttttttttttttttttaaacactacatGAGTATGAATCAGCAAACTGCTCCCATGACATTATCTCAGTAAAGCTGGTTTAAATATGGTGGCCTAAGACAATAATTCACAAGGTTTTAACCTCTTATCAACccatttcttaacattttcattttaagatTTGACCACCAAAAGTGATGTATTTACACATGCaaggtttatcttttttttttttttttaaaaccataatTATTTGGGAACCGTCATTCAGCACGACGAAAAGCCTCACCCAATTTGTACATGACCTACATTCCTTGGTGTCTCATCATATTTGATTCTGTGCCACtaacatttttatacaaatgcaaatgttaCTGAGTAAATACAAACGTTACTCAGACATTGAGATGGGTCAGTCAAACAGAAGTCGATGTCTGGGTTGGTTGCAAATAATCTTCACACAATTTGTAAATGCTTTATTCTTAATTTAGTTGTAATTCCCTTGTCACTCCTTTAACATTAATTTTTAGATCacaaaaatccattttattttcagttacatACTGAATTCAGTCTGAACACATGCAAGTTTTAACATTATTTGGAAAAAATGAATGGTTCCAGTTTCCTCATCAGCTTGTTGGATGGTTTTTCATTTGTCTCTCAAAATGACATTCAAGTGGGTAACTGTTGCACATATTCTAGCTATCAACTGTCCTATTTGGAACATTACAGCTAGAAAAAAACTGTTAAGTATCTTACTCTGTTTTATGCAAAGGTGAAGTGTGCTACTGCATTATGGCACAGTGCTTGTGTTATcagggcatgtgtgtgttaccttttaTTTTCTACAGATTTAATTGGTGCCTCAAATGTGATCACTTGGTCTATGGAATTATTTATTCTACATTAATAAACTATTTTGCTATTCTACATTGGCTCATTTTAGTGCTATTTTGATAAAGCCAACACATTCTGCATGAACCTTAAGTCACCAACTCACTATACAGATTTTTTGCACCAAAATCAAAGCTACACAAGTTACATGAAACTATTTCTGGTGATGTTCAATCCTGATGTACATTTCTTGACAATTAACATTCCAAATAATTCACACCATGTACTGATTACAATAcaacctttatttattattttatttaatacaaaacaATTACCATAaaggaatacatttttttaaaccatggaCATAAGTAATTACTGACAATAGCATTCATTGgacactggtttaaaaaaatattttgtactgCAGATCAACCCATAAGTCCACTTCAGAGACCCACTAGTGCCTCACTGTGGCAGCAGCACCTTTCCTCTTCCAATGCAGTTGTGAAAACCTTTAGTACCATCAGGGCCCAACGGCTGGCGCACCACTAGCACATTGATGGCTCCCTTTATCTGATCTGGGGACAAGGGGCAGCTTTTCTCTGGATAAAAAGCCTGTGCAGCATTTTTACGCCGTTGGACCCATGGACTCCCTCCATAGCCTGTGCTGTCCTGTGAGAAATCACCTGAGCACTTGCTTCTGTTATATGATGAATGACAGGCTGAAGTCGGAGTGCTGCTTAATGGAGAAGTGGCTAGTGTCGAGGCAGCATGACCTCCAGGAAAAAGCTTGTGTGGCAGGAGAGGACTACCTACCGGGCTGCCCAGAGGGTTTCGAAAAGGGTCAGAATGGGAAGTGGAAATCCGTGGGATGGCCAGGGGACTACCATACTGAGCCTGAGGGCGAGAGACTCTACGGATAGGACGTGGTGAGGCTGGAGTGAAATCCGACTCTGATGAACTGTACAAAACTGAATCTTCCAGACAGTAGAAGTTTTTCTTGGACTTCCGGTTTCGCTTTGTTGAAAAGTCAATGTCGATGCCCTCCTCTGACTCCTCCTCTGCTTGACCCTGGCTGCTCCCTTGCTTCCGTGTTCCCCGGCTCCCAAGGAGTACCACGCGGATACCTTTCCCACCCTGCGCCTGTTCCTGGGCTTTCAGAGTTTCATATGCCTTGCGCACCCCATCCAAGTACTCATATTCAACCACAGCACATAGTTTTCGCCCAAGCTCGGCATGTTTTTTGGCATAGCGTTTGAGCTCCGCAGGGATCTCTTTTCCTGGGCGGAGGATACGAAGAGAAGTGATTGTACCATATGAAGCAAACATGTGCATGGCGGTCTCCATGATTCCTTGCTGATCAGTTTTGGGTGACCCGCTGTCCTCAAACTTGGTAGAACTGGAACTGGCCAGGAAGTTCCAAACTAGCAGCAGCTTAGTGGTGGGGATGCAGAGCAGGCGGTCAGGGATCGGGGTTCTCCGTCGTACCTTGGTTCCCATCTCATTCACCTCCAGGTGCTCAGACATTTGGGCAGCAGCCAGAGTGGTGCGCCAATCACGTGTCAGATCTCGTATCTGCCAAAGTAGGAAGGTGGATCAAGCTGGCTGTGAAGGTTGTCAATAATTCTGGTCATTTCAGTGAATAGGAAAGTCCAGTCACCATGATTTACTAcatctacactcttagaaaaagggttcctcatGGGTTCTTGGCTTCCTTGAAGAGGTTCAATTGGAATACTGTCTAACAGGCAAACACTCTGCAGTTGAGTTCTACTTAAAAGCTTTGAGGGTACCATCAATTATTGTTTTCCTACCGGCCTTAAGTATTCAGACTCACCTTTTTGAATGAGGTCAGCAACTTCAGGCTGACGTAACCCATCCTGTTCCTCTGGACATGTTTTAAAAGGAAGGCATCGGCCTCAAGATTCTCATCAGAGAGGTAGAACTCAAGCTGGGCAGCTATTTTGCATCTCAGTTCGCTCGGTGGTGGAGTCCAAACCTCACCCTCACACCCTTCCTCTTCAAACACATCAGTCAGTTCTGCTGAGCTCCTGCAACGCAATGTTCATTTGTAGCTTGAATACACACCAAATGATAGCTAGGTTTATTGTTTAACAAAACCTTACCATCACCACTGCTAATGAGCATCACATTATTGCATGGCATGAATAAATTTAAGTCTTACCCATCCAAACTATCATTTAGCCCATCGTCAGTGTAGCAGGATAAACTTTTCAGGAGCACACTCTCTTTACAATGAAAGATGTCGGTAAAGATGGGGGAAGACATACTTGAACACTCAGGGCGTTTTCATTCATAATACACGTTTTTGACACGAAAAATCGAGCAGCCAGTACAAGAGTTGACAGTCTGGTTACAGCTGGTTGAAATATAACTGCTGTTGAAATAGCAAGGTTGAGTTTTCCAGCTTTTCACGCTGCCTCCTCTGGCTGCTTCTCCTCTCTCAGCAGGACACCTGAGGCCAGGTGAAGCGCTTTACAACACTGATCTTTAAATGTGCCCACGTCACAATTGATAGAAAGCGACTATTGGGCGAGGCACAAAGCGACGTTAAATAGTGATGCGGATtcggctcttttcagtgagtcggATCATTTGGCTGAACTCAGCCGTAAGAGCCGACTCCTTCGCCTCTCAAACGGCTgcactgttatatatatatttttttcctaaacagGGCAAAATTTGCAATATTCTGACTGATGAATGTTTATCTTTGCTTGGCTATGGCTGAAATTATTCAGTGAAAATTtcaaaattagcaaaataaCATTACTTTGCATCTTAGACactttattttcaatatttaaatatttatctttatttaaatcAGCATCCCTGAGCACCTGTGTCTGTTCTTCAGATTTACTTCTATCTATTCTGATAACTGATGGCCTCCCTATAAACACCCTGTCATGCTGCTTCAGACAACCTAGATGAACCGAGTC encodes:
- the vmac gene encoding vimentin-type intermediate filament-associated coiled-coil protein is translated as MSSPSPVQIREANAHLAALHRRVADLEQKLEAAENTLREQAESLIRKDEQLRAATQEITESKDREISYLHEKLCQSEESIQKLQHMVKEKDSLIGQLQHRCQLLDNICKSRPLLDSMLAQMAEAERMGPVIDLVNATADTSLTDGESNCSPCGLSNHKDFSLSEDDMDDPELEGVMFGTTV
- the larp6b gene encoding la-related protein 6b is translated as MSSPIFTDIFHCKESVLLKSLSCYTDDGLNDSLDGSSAELTDVFEEEGCEGEVWTPPPSELRCKIAAQLEFYLSDENLEADAFLLKHVQRNRMGYVSLKLLTSFKKIRDLTRDWRTTLAAAQMSEHLEVNEMGTKVRRRTPIPDRLLCIPTTKLLLVWNFLASSSSTKFEDSGSPKTDQQGIMETAMHMFASYGTITSLRILRPGKEIPAELKRYAKKHAELGRKLCAVVEYEYLDGVRKAYETLKAQEQAQGGKGIRVVLLGSRGTRKQGSSQGQAEEESEEGIDIDFSTKRNRKSKKNFYCLEDSVLYSSSESDFTPASPRPIRRVSRPQAQYGSPLAIPRISTSHSDPFRNPLGSPVGSPLLPHKLFPGGHAASTLATSPLSSTPTSACHSSYNRSKCSGDFSQDSTGYGGSPWVQRRKNAAQAFYPEKSCPLSPDQIKGAINVLVVRQPLGPDGTKGFHNCIGRGKVLLPQ